AGTGAAccattgtgttgtgtgttcagacTGGCTCTGTGCGACTTGGCCGGCTCGGAGCGCTGCTCTCGGACTCaaaacacaggagagagactCAAGGAAGCAGGAAACATTAACAACTCTCTGCTGACACTCGGGAAGTGCATCAGTGCCATGAGACTCAACCAACACGCCAAGTACGCtcatactgtgtgtttgttggtatatgtttgtgtatggTTAAGTCATTGTCACCGCTATCTTGTGCAGGTTCCAGCACCACGTTCCTTTCAGGGAGTCGAAACTTACCCACTTCCTGCAGTTCTTCTTCAGTGGTGCTGGCCGGGTCTCAATGGTTGTCAACATTAACCAAAATGCATCGTGCTTTGATGAGACACTTAATGTCCTCAAGTTCTCCGCCCTTGCACAGAAGGTCAGCATACCCACAGTCATCCAAACAGGAAGCCCTCCCATGTGCAAACACCTGATCACAGAGAGCAATAACTGCGTGAACTGTCACTCAGGTGGTGTTACTGAACTCAAGGCCGGTGGTCCTGGATGGTGCCCCCTCCAGGTCAGCCATGGAGCTGTCCATGATCATCGACGATGCTGACCAGCGAAGAAATGTGTCGCGGAGGGGCAGGAAGAGCTCACTGGTTGCCTGGGAGACGAATCTTGAGGACGTattggaggatgaggatggtgaagagtgggaggaggaagaggaggagagtgtaATAGAGGGAACTGTTCTAGATGCTGGAGGTGAAGACAGGAccatggaggaagaggagaaggtgaCTGTCTGTGGAGTCATGTCCACATGACCTAATTTCTTCTTGtgctgttttagttttaaattgtTCTTCTTCcctcaaaaatgtttttgggaTACTAACTCAATTCATAAGAGTGGAAACTattagggtcaaaggtcaaccaCAGTAAACACCTTCACCATTGTTTAGTTTTGATGACTGATTTAAGTTTCACTGTgtaattttgtgtgtctgtatttggcAGTCTGACAGAGATGCAGCTCTGCGTTTGGTTTTGGAAGCTCAGATCAGAGAAGAAGTCAGCTCTGAATTCATGGAGCTTTTTAACAAGATGGAGAAAGACTACAGGTGAGCAGTGCAGTGATCATGTGACTATCTGCTCAATTAGTAATTtctataattaattattaagttCTTTAGTTCCTTTAACTGACCAGAAAGAGTTTAAACACATAAGATTCAGTTCATATTTAATAGGAAATGTAAGGTTTATTGATAAGCTGGTTTGTTAATTAAGAGGgaagattattattaattgGCAGTGATTTTGATTAAAGTGTATTCATCAAGGTTTACTTGTTCATGCTTCACTGAAAATAATGAAGGTCAGACTGAAATGTGTGTCTCAGTGATCGTttagagaaggagagggagatcTTAGAGGAGCGAGCGGAGAGAAGAGTGGAGATCCTCAAGAACCTGGTCAGCAGGACAGTCGATCTGTCAGCCGTcagctccaacaacaacaaggtgACAACAGTTTTCCCTTTAAAGCTCTCTGGTGTACTTCAAAGTCCAGTTTGTCTTTCTGCTCAGACTGAGGACTGACGTCATCAGACACATCCAGACTTATGGGAGTTAGCCTTTAGCTTGTAACTAATTAAAAGTGATGCATCATATTTCATTCACAGGTTGTTGCTACTtttaatgattgtttttttgttgttgttgttgggttgttttttttttgttgtttttttttttttatcttgaagGTCCATCTCAGCTGTTGTATTCATATTATTGATCTGAAAAATAGTGCGCTGCAGTGTCATTTTTCCCCAACAAACTCATTCCGATTTATTAACTAATTAACTTCCTGCCTTTGATTGGTCATCAGGAGAAGCAGGTGGCTCTGTTGGAGGGAATCATCGGATCAATGACCGAAGACCTGGAGAAGATCAGAGAGGATGCTCAGAGTGTTCACCGCTGTCTGactcagcaaacacacaatgcaggtacccacacacacgctctgcaggtacatacacacatacaagtgTTCATATGACTTTGACCCTTGACTGTGGTGCTTTGCAGAACTGGAGATGCTACGATTGGAGAAGCAGCAGTCAGATGACCAATTGCAGAAACTCCTAGAGGTACTGTAGAGTCTGTCTTCTTCAGTGAGGTCTCTGCTCTGGACCCCTTACTGTGTTGCACACTGCAGTCTGATTGGACAATAGCTCTGGTGCTCACCTGGTGCTGTGCGTCTTTATCCAGAGTCTTGAGCAGCAGCGACAGAAATCCTCAGAGCTGATGGACGTCTGCCAGCAGAAAGACGACGACATCAACAAACTTCAGGCTGCCATGGACACCGCCATGGAGAATGCCACCAAAGACGTACATACACTTATCATTCTCTGACCTGttttataaacaaaataaaatgactgtaaTAAATAAAGGAGCCCAAAACCTATTTGAACTCTGACCTGCTCTCTCTCAGAGAGCGGTGGTGGACTCGATCAAGTTGGAGCTCATGGAGCTTCAGCggacctgctgctgcctgaggggggtgggaggagaggtggaagaaaaaaggaagcgCCCCCGTGAAAatgtggaggatgaggagaaagaaggtCCATCGAAGAAGAGAGGTGGGAGGAGGGCAAATGGAGGGGGAGGGATGGAGAACTGCTCTCCAACTTCTTCATAAAAtgttctgtcttctgtcttaGTGATTCTAGAGGAGGAGATCTGGAGACTTCAGGAGGAAAATGACACGAAGGAGGAGCTTATTATCCAtctgaaagagaaggaggaggaggaaaagaaggagaggtccagactggaggaggagctggcaaggaggggggaggaggttGAGGAGTTGAAGAAGGAAAGGTCCAGGCTGGAGAAAGAGGTGCAGCAGCTGACAGGTAGGAGATGACTCCTCTGTCACTGAAAGTTGAACCACTGGATGTCCGCATACTTCATACCACATGCAGTGGTACCAAGACTGAATAAAAGAACTGCAGCACTATTTTCTGTCTCAGATCTGGACGAGTGTCCAAACTGCGCCACGGTGCTTTCGTCTCTGGAGTCTGAACAAAGGGAAACGTCCAGGCTGATAAAGGAGAACAAAGCTCTAGTTAACGGCatcttccagctgcagacagaggtgctgctcttcttcttcatttgcAGTCGCTCATTTGTAACATCTCAGCTGACTGCACTGTCTCCTGCTGTTTGTGATTGCTGTTACTCTCCAGGTCACTGGTCTGCAGAAGCAGCTCAAGGAGAAGACTGACAGGTCTGACAGCCTATCAGAACAGCTCAAGACCAAAGAGACCTGCCTCCTGGACCTGCagagccaatcacagcagaAGACCAAAACAATCAACAGTTTGACAGAGGAAGTGGAGAATCTGAGACAGGAAGTCAAGGTTCTTTCTCTTTAACTTATTGAGGAAGGTCCTTCAGTTGTTCATCAGTAATGATcgtttttgattttcttcagggGGAGGGGAGCAGTGATtgagtgattgattgattgtttcaggaggaggaggggcggAGCAGCAGTTCTTTCCAAACTGTCATGGAGCAGATGAAGAAGGAGAGTGAAGTAGCTCTGCAGAGATCGACTCAGAAGTCACAACATATCTTGGATCTGCAGAGAGAAATCAGCCGGCTGGAAGAGGCTCTGACTCACAGGTCTGATCACCGATCAATACACCAATGCTCATCAGCACATTCGCTGTAAATACACACTAACTAATCAAACTCTTCGTCTCTGCTCCCCttgcctcctgtcctctcctgcaGTAAGAAAAGGTGTGTTGATCTTACAGAGGAATTGGCAAATCAGAAAGCAGAATTCTCCTGCCTCAGTGCGACGCTTGAGTCAGAAGGTGTAACTTTACGTAGGAGactggaggagatgaagagattggaggaggagaggaggagagaagaggaggaagagaaacaagGTGAGGAAAAAACTGACTGtgattcagaatcagaaattgttttattgccaggtatgtaTGAACATACTAGAAATGAAGCTCCCGGTTTTCAaacttggacaagggaaagacaaaaataaaaaggaaatttgtTCCATCACTCTCACGAACAGAGTGATGATGAGGAGGCTAACTCTTCCTCACATCACTCT
Above is a genomic segment from Echeneis naucrates chromosome 19, fEcheNa1.1, whole genome shotgun sequence containing:
- the LOC115059952 gene encoding kinesin-like protein KIF20A; this translates as MMEESCLAGKPERVGPVEVDDIRRDLLGEFDAVPEQDTIKSESENLQVYLRVRPFTLTESGNGESQECVTIEGPDTVVLKAPRSCHSIRQSEKSLPQTAQRFSFTQVFGPEASQKKVFEGSVRTLVQDVLGGGNCLVFTYGVTNAGKTFTFLGPDHDSGLLPRSLSVIFNSIEGRLYSRSDLKPQRCRDFSRLTLDQQAVENSNKKNLLRLLKENDKKSAFLEGSSLSSDSSLNNVSEADSFCLDVASNVRFSVWVSFCEIYNDNIHDLLEQVPSGHQKRTTLRLSQDVKGNSFIKDLRWVQVSSSEEAYRVMKIGKKNQSFSSTRLNQLSSRSHSIFSIRILRVDDIGVPRVLGISELALCDLAGSERCSRTQNTGERLKEAGNINNSLLTLGKCISAMRLNQHAKFQHHVPFRESKLTHFLQFFFSGAGRVSMVVNINQNASCFDETLNVLKFSALAQKVVLLNSRPVVLDGAPSRSAMELSMIIDDADQRRNVSRRGRKSSLVAWETNLEDVLEDEDGEEWEEEEEESVIEGTVLDAGGEDRTMEEEEKSDRDAALRLVLEAQIREEVSSEFMELFNKMEKDYSDRLEKEREILEERAERRVEILKNLVSRTVDLSAVSSNNNKVTTVFPLKLSGVLQSPKQVALLEGIIGSMTEDLEKIREDAQSVHRCLTQQTHNAELEMLRLEKQQSDDQLQKLLESLEQQRQKSSELMDVCQQKDDDINKLQAAMDTAMENATKDRAVVDSIKLELMELQRTCCCLRGVGGEVEEKRKRPRENVEDEEKEGPSKKRVILEEEIWRLQEENDTKEELIIHLKEKEEEEKKERSRLEEELARRGEEVEELKKERSRLEKEVQQLTDLDECPNCATVLSSLESEQRETSRLIKENKALVNGIFQLQTEVTGLQKQLKEKTDRSDSLSEQLKTKETCLLDLQSQSQQKTKTINSLTEEVENLRQEVKEEEGRSSSSFQTVMEQMKKESEVALQRSTQKSQHILDLQREISRLEEALTHSKKRCVDLTEELANQKAEFSCLSATLESEGVTLRRRLEEMKRLEEERRREEEEEKQERQHILMEKEDLLEETLRQMETLRQELQRMEEKESSVEEERKVSVVQELKEEIQRFQERKRRQLGENGGRGRRRKSREFEAVKREMEKLQRLKEEKENKPDIHISPLRFNMADRKKTPKTTGRKRKSCEVEDLMSSENKRNRVQGQVRVHLSDHVSSVVQEKRDGTLQRIGELIHSSPSILGNKAKTIVDLVSGNLVEESTVTTATKPRRGRRKLFKMDAATPLQDSPHTLLGGAEEEKESAHTTIRRQLRSKTCRK